One window of the Diospyros lotus cultivar Yz01 chromosome 12, ASM1463336v1, whole genome shotgun sequence genome contains the following:
- the LOC127787689 gene encoding disease resistance protein RUN1-like isoform X3, with the protein MERNGFRTFRDDKELERGEDIGAGLMKAIEESRVSLVVLSKSYAMSRWCLDELVKIMECKKKKKFQHTVVPIFYEIEPSEVRRQNGIIAEALDKHIVLSSRMEKWKTALTDVAQLSGFVLQSMVDRDEASFVELIIEEVERQLNPTIRLHVADHSVGMIPRLQKLHKLLSMESSNDVRIVAIWGIGGLGKTTIAKAAYNHISCQFEGSSFIANVRQTSQQPNGLFLLQKQILSDILRKENCSIQNSHEGIEFIKRRAFCGRRILLVLDDVDDVQQLKALAIDPKILHNGSRIIITTRDISSLSSLRLVVEIYTPELLNNHESLQLFSWHAFQKDHPLEDYVKLSNEVVNYAGGVPLALEVLGSFLLGKTKFEWRNAMIKLKKIPHDDVVGKLKISFDSLNKEEKDLFLDIACFFTGMSRNFTIKVLEGCNFFPEIGIRCLANCCLIKYEFGKGYGYESRYMYQIMMHDLLRDMGREIIRQESIKDTSRRSRLWDHEDVLEMLRHSKGTEAIEGLILSPSEAKDVKVNAEAFKKMNKLRVLHLDHVHLGSGYEHLSKRLVWLRWHGFCLKFVPSQLCMETLVALDLSHSMIRQVWKGTKTLGKLKFLYLSHCYYLTTTPDFSALSNIEELFLNNCIRLLEVDESIRYLRKLVVLNLASCKNLRKLPSGSWMLNAKILNLSGCSKLEHFTEFQELRSKSRCALLSSLALRTKSMGSVFLSMNSVQGLRCLKLLRVANCNLSYIPAEIGKLIHLECLDLVGNNFCSLPESISNLTNLMHFNLSYCERLRSLPRLSAGIRVLEVQNCTSLESISLESDWQDTDMFFNNCPKLAHTHYAHDLERSLLMSMKSGSLSISLSGDMFLNWLEYQNAGPHISFVVPPHMHQNLIGWIFCAVYTIEEYLWGIGCTIHNKTKGIQIGHDQYVSVKLVDGIHSGDMTMLGYVSFSLKGIDIQRGDEVEISLHKVMVKKSGIHPLYKADV; encoded by the exons ATGGAGCGAAACGGTTTTCGAACGTTCAGAGACGACAAGGAACTGGAGAGAGGAGAGGACATTGGCGCGGGACTGATGAAGGCAATTGAGGAGTCGAGAGTTTCTCTGGTTGTGTTGTCAAAAAGCTATGCCATGTCGAGGTGGTGCCTTGACGAACTGGTGAAGATCATggagtgcaagaagaagaagaagttccAACATACGGTCGTACCCATCTTTTATGAGATCGAACCATCCGAGGTACGACGTCAAAACGGGATCATCGCGGAAGCATTGGACAAGCACATTGTGCTGAGTTCCAGGATGGAGAAATGGAAAACAGCTCTAACTGATGTCGCCCAGTTGTCTGGCTTTGTCTTACAAAGCATGGTAGATAG AGACGAGGCAAGCTTCGTTGAGCTTATCATTGAAGAGGTTGAGCGGCAGCTTAATCCAACCATACGTTTACACGTGGCAGACCACTCAGTTGGAATGATACCTCGTTTACAAAAGCTTCACAAATTACTATCTATGGAGTCATCAAATGATGTTCGCATTGTTGCAATATGGGGAATTGGTGGCTTAGGCAAAACAACAATTGCCAAAGCTGCATATAACCATATTTCTTGTCAGTTTGAAGGTAGCAGCTTTATCGCAAATGTTAGACAAACTTCCCAACAACCAAatggtttgtttcttttgcaaaaacaaattttatctgACATcttgagaaaagaaaattgtagCATACAAAATAGCCACGAAGGGATCGAATTCATTAAAAGGAGAGCTTTTTGTGGAAGAAGAATTCTACTTGTTTTAGATGATGTAGATGATGTCCAACAATTGAAAGCACTAGCTATCGATCCAAAAATTCTTCATAATGGGAGTAGAATCATCATTACCACTAGAGACATTTCTTCCCTAAGTTCACTTAGATTAGTAGTTGAGATCTATACGCCagaattattaaataatcaCGAATCACTTCAATTGTTTAGTTGGCATGCCTTCCAAAAGGATCATCCTTTGGAAGACTATGTGAAGCTTTCAAATGAAGTAGTGAATTATGCCGGAGGAGTTCCATTAGCTCTTGAAGTTTTGGGTTCCTTCTTGTTGGGCAAAACAAAATTTGAATGGAGAAATgcaatgataaaattaaaaaagattccTCATGATGATGTTGTAGGAAAACTTaagataagttttgattcaCTTAATAAAGAGGAAAAGGATTTGTTCCTAGATATAGCATGTTTCTTTACTGGCATGAGTAGAAACTTCACCATCAAAGTATTGGAAGGTTGTAACTTTTTCCCAGAAATTGGAATTCGATGTCTAGCTAACTGTTGTCTCATAAAATATGAGTTTGGAAAAGGGTATGGATATGAATCTCGATACATGTATCAGATAATGATGCATGACTTGCTTAGGGATATGGGTAGGGAAATAATTCGACAAGAGTCAATTAAAGATACAAGCAGGCGTAGTAGACTGTGGGATCACGAGGATGTCCTTGAAATGTTGAGACACAGCAAG GGAACTGAAGCAATTGAGGGTCTTATACTATCACCATCGGAGGCAAAGGATGTGAAAGTAAATGCAGAAGCATTTAAAAAGATGAACAAACTCAGAGTACTTCATCTAGACCATGTTCACCTTGGTTCAGGTTATGAGCATCTATCCAAGAGGCTAGTATGGCTACGTTGGCATGgcttttgtctcaaatttgtgCCATCACAGTTATGCATGGAGACCTTGGTTGCTCTTGACTTGAGTCACAGCATGATAAGACAAGTTTGGAAAGGAACCAAG ACTTTGGGTAAGTTGAAATTCCTTTATCTTAGCCATTGCTATTACCTAACCACAACCCCTGATTTCTCTGCTCTCTCCAATATTGAGGAACTATTTCTCAACAACTGCATAAGGTTGTTAGAGGTTGATGAGTCTATCAGATATCTGCGCAAACTTGTGGTTCTAAACCTTGCGAGCTGTAAAAACCTCCGGAAGCTTCCCTCAGGGTCGTGGATGTTGAATGCAAAAATACTTAATCTCTCTGGTTGTTCCAAACTTGAACATTTTACGGAATTCCAAGAACTAAGGTCAAAATCAAGGTGTGCATTGTTGTCATCTTTGGCACTGCGGACAAAGAGCATGGGTTCTGTTTTTCTGTCAATGAACTCTGTGCAGGGCTTGAGGTGCTTAAAGCTATTGCGCGTAGCAAACTGCAATTTGTCATACATACCTGCTGAAATTGGGAAATTGATCCATTTGGAGTGTTTGGATCTGGTGGGTAACAACTTTTGCAGCTTGCCGGAAAGCATCAGTAACCTTACTAACTTAATGCACTTCAACTTGAGTTATTGTGAAAGACTTCGATCCCTCCCAAGGCTTTCAGCAGGTATACGGGTTTTGGAAGTTCAAAACTGCACATCTTTAGAAAGCATTTCACTTGAATCGGACTGGCAAGACACAGACATGTTCTTTAATAATTGTCCTAAATTGGCTCATACCCATTATGCACACGATCTTGAAAGAAGTTTGCTCATGTCCatg AAATCGGGTTCACTTAGCATCTCTCTTTCGGGGGACATGTTTCTGAATTGGTTGGAGTACCAGAACGCAGGACCCCATATATCTTTCGTGGTGCCACCTCATAtgcatcaaaatttaataggGTGGATCTTTTGTGCTGTCTACACAATTGAGGAATATTTATGGGGCATTGGGTGCACAATACACAATAAAACCAAAGGCATTCAAATTGGTCACGACCAATACGTATCTGTGAAACTTGTGGATGGAATCCACTCTGGAGATATGACAATGTTGGGCTAtgtttcattttctctcaaaggTATCGACATACAGAGGGGTGATGAAGTAGAGATTTCCTTACACAAAGTGATGGTGAAGAAGTCCGGGATACATCCCCTTTACAAGGCTGATGTCTGA
- the LOC127787689 gene encoding disease resistance protein RUN1-like isoform X5 → MERNGFRTFRDDKELERGEDIGAGLMKAIEESRVSLVVLSKSYAMSRWCLDELVKIMECKKKKKFQHTVVPIFYEIEPSEVRRQNGIIAEALDKHIVLSSRMEKWKTALTDVAQLSGFVLQSMVDRDEASFVKLIVEEIERQLNPTMRLHVADHSVGMIPRLQKLLKLLSMESSNDVRIVAIWGIGGLGKTTIAKAAYNHISCQFEGSSFVAEVRQTSQQPNGLFLLQKQILSDILRKENCSIQNSHEGIEFIKRRAFCGRRILLVLDDVDDVQQLKALAIDPKFLHSGSRIIITTRDISSLSSLRLVAEIYMPELLNKNESLQLFSWHAFQKDHPLEDYVRLSNEVVNYAGGIPLALEVLGSFLFGKTKSEWRSAMIKLKKIPHDDVVGKLKISFDSLNKEEKDLFLDIACFFAGMSRNFTIKVLEGCNCFPEIGIRCLVDRCLIKYEFGNTYGYESRYMYQIMMHDLLRNMGKEIVRQESIKDTSKRSRLWDHEDVLEMLRHDEGTEAIEGLILSPSEAKDVKVNAEAFKKMNKLRVLHLDHVHLGSGYEHLSKRLVWLRWHGFCLKFVPSQLCMETLVALDLSHSMIRQVWKGTKTLGKLKFLYLSHCYYLTTTPDFSALSNIEELFLNNCIRLLEVDESIRYLRKLVVLNLASCKNLRKLPSGSWMLNAKILNLSGCSKLEHFTEFQELRSKSRCALLSSLALRTKSMGSVFLSMNSVQGLRCLKLLRVANCNLSYIPAEIGKLIHLECLDLVGNNFCSLPESISNLTNLMHFNLSYCERLRSLPRLSAGIRVLEVQNCTSLESISLESDWQDTDMFFNNCPKLAHTHYAHDLERSLLMSMKSGSLSISLSGDMFLNWLEYQNAGPHISFVVPPHMHQNLIGWIFCAVYTIEEYLWGIGCTIHNKTKGIQIGHDQYVSVKLVDGIHSGDMTMLGYVSFSLKGIDIQRGDEVEISLHKVMVKKSGIHPLYKADV, encoded by the exons ATGGAGCGAAACGGTTTTCGAACGTTCAGAGACGACAAGGAACTGGAGAGAGGAGAGGACATTGGCGCGGGACTGATGAAGGCAATTGAGGAGTCGAGAGTTTCTCTGGTTGTGTTGTCAAAAAGCTATGCCATGTCGAGGTGGTGCCTTGACGAACTGGTGAAGATCATggagtgcaagaagaagaagaagttccAACATACGGTCGTACCCATCTTTTATGAGATCGAACCATCCGAGGTACGACGTCAAAACGGGATCATCGCGGAAGCATTGGACAAGCACATTGTGCTGAGTTCCAGGATGGAGAAATGGAAAACAGCTCTAACTGATGTCGCCCAGTTGTCTGGCTTTGTCTTACAAAGCATGGTAGATAG AGACGAGGCAAGCTTCGTTAAGCTTATCGTTGAAGAGATTGAGCGACAGCTTAATCCAACCATGCGTCTACATGTTGCAGACCACTCAGTTGGAATGATACCTCGTTTACAAAAGCTTCTCAAATTACTGTCTATGGAGTCATCAAATGATGTTCGCATTGTTGCAATATGGGGAATTGGTGGCTTAGGCAAAACAACAATTGCCAAAGCTGCATATAACCATATTTCTTGTCAGTTTGAAGGTAGCAGCTTTGTCGCAGAGGTTAGACAAACTTCCCAACAACCAAatggtttgtttcttttgcaaaaacaaattttatctgACATcttgagaaaagaaaattgtagCATACAAAACAGCCACGAGGGAATCGAATTCATTAAAAGGAGAGCTTTTTGTGGAAGAAGAATTCTACTTGTTTTAGATGACGTAGATGATGTCCAACAGTTGAAAGCACTAGCTATCGATCCAAAATTTCTTCATAGTGGGAGTAGAATCATCATTACCACTAGAGACATTTCTTCCCTAAGTTCACTTAGATTAGTAGCTGAGATTTATATGCCAGAATTATTGAATAAGAATGAATCACTTCAATTGTTTAGTTGGCATGCCTTCCAAAAGGATCATCCTTTGGAAGACTACGTGAGGCTTTCAAATGAAGTAGTGAATTATGCCGGAGGAATTCCATTAGCTCTTGAAGTTTTGGGTTCCTTCTTGTTTGGCAAAACAAAATCTGAATGGAGAAGTgcaatgataaaattaaaaaagattccTCATGATGATGTTGTAGGAAAACTTAAGATAAGTTTTGATTCCCTCAATAAAGAGGAAAAGGATTTGTTCCTAGATATAGCATGCTTTTTTGCTGGCATGAGTAGAAACTTCACCATCAAAGTATTGGAAGGTTGTAACTGTTTTCCAGAAATTGGGATTCGATGCCTAGTTGATCGCTGTCTCATAAAATATGAGTTTGGAAATACGTATGGATATGAATCCCGATACATGTATCAGATAATGATGCATGATTTGCTTCGGAATATGGGTAAAGAGATAGTTCGACAAGAGTCAATTAAAGATACAAGCAAACGTAGCAGACTGTGGGATCACGAGGATGTTCTTGAAATGTTGAGACATGACGAG GGAACTGAAGCAATTGAGGGTCTTATACTATCACCATCGGAGGCAAAGGATGTGAAAGTAAATGCAGAAGCATTTAAAAAGATGAACAAACTCAGAGTACTTCATCTAGACCATGTTCACCTTGGTTCAGGTTATGAGCATCTATCCAAGAGGCTAGTATGGCTACGTTGGCATGgcttttgtctcaaatttgtgCCATCACAGTTATGCATGGAGACCTTGGTTGCTCTTGACTTGAGTCACAGCATGATAAGACAAGTTTGGAAAGGAACCAAG ACTTTGGGTAAGTTGAAATTCCTTTATCTTAGCCATTGCTATTACCTAACCACAACCCCTGATTTCTCTGCTCTCTCCAATATTGAGGAACTATTTCTCAACAACTGCATAAGGTTGTTAGAGGTTGATGAGTCTATCAGATATCTGCGCAAACTTGTGGTTCTAAACCTTGCGAGCTGTAAAAACCTCCGGAAGCTTCCCTCAGGGTCGTGGATGTTGAATGCAAAAATACTTAATCTCTCTGGTTGTTCCAAACTTGAACATTTTACGGAATTCCAAGAACTAAGGTCAAAATCAAGGTGTGCATTGTTGTCATCTTTGGCACTGCGGACAAAGAGCATGGGTTCTGTTTTTCTGTCAATGAACTCTGTGCAGGGCTTGAGGTGCTTAAAGCTATTGCGCGTAGCAAACTGCAATTTGTCATACATACCTGCTGAAATTGGGAAATTGATCCATTTGGAGTGTTTGGATCTGGTGGGTAACAACTTTTGCAGCTTGCCGGAAAGCATCAGTAACCTTACTAACTTAATGCACTTCAACTTGAGTTATTGTGAAAGACTTCGATCCCTCCCAAGGCTTTCAGCAGGTATACGGGTTTTGGAAGTTCAAAACTGCACATCTTTAGAAAGCATTTCACTTGAATCGGACTGGCAAGACACAGACATGTTCTTTAATAATTGTCCTAAATTGGCTCATACCCATTATGCACACGATCTTGAAAGAAGTTTGCTCATGTCCatg AAATCGGGTTCACTTAGCATCTCTCTTTCGGGGGACATGTTTCTGAATTGGTTGGAGTACCAGAACGCAGGACCCCATATATCTTTCGTGGTGCCACCTCATAtgcatcaaaatttaataggGTGGATCTTTTGTGCTGTCTACACAATTGAGGAATATTTATGGGGCATTGGGTGCACAATACACAATAAAACCAAAGGCATTCAAATTGGTCACGACCAATACGTATCTGTGAAACTTGTGGATGGAATCCACTCTGGAGATATGACAATGTTGGGCTAtgtttcattttctctcaaaggTATCGACATACAGAGGGGTGATGAAGTAGAGATTTCCTTACACAAAGTGATGGTGAAGAAGTCCGGGATACATCCCCTTTACAAGGCTGATGTCTGA
- the LOC127787689 gene encoding disease resistance protein RUN1-like isoform X4 yields the protein MERNGFRTFRDDKELERGEDIGAGLMKAIEESRVSLVVLSKSYAMSRWCLDELVKIMECKKKKKFQHTVVPIFYEIEPSEVRRQNGIIAEALDKHIVLSSRMEKWKTALTDVAQLSGFVLQSMVDRDEASFVELIIEEVERQLNPTIRLHVADHSVGMIPRLQKLHKLLSMESSNDVRIVAIWGIGGLGKTTIAKAAYNHISCQFEGSSFIANVRQTSQQPNGLFLLQKQILSDILRKENCSIQNSHEGIEFIKRRAFCGRRILLVLDDVDDVQQLKALAIDPKILHNGSRIIITTRDISSLSSLRLVVEIYTPELLNNHESLQLFSWHAFQKDHPLEDYVKLSNEVVNYAGGVPLALEVLGSFLLGKTKFEWRNAMIKLKKIPHDDVVGKLKISFDSLNKEEKDLFLDIACFFTGMSRNFTIKVLEGCNFFPEIGIRCLANCCLIKYEFGKGYGYESRYMYQIMMHDLLRDMGREIIRQESIKDTSRRSRLWDHEDVLEMLRHSKGTEAIEGLILSPSEAKDVKVNAEAFKKMNKLRVLHLDHVHLGSGYEHLSKRLVWLRWHGFCLKFVPSQLCMENLVALDLSHSMIRQVWKGTKTLGKLKFLYLSHCYYLTTTPDFSALSNIEELFLNNCIRLLEVDESIRYLRKLVVLNLASCKNLRKLPSGSWMLNAKILNLSGCSKLEHFTEFQELRSKSRCALLSSLALRTKSMGSVFLSMNSVQGLRCLKLLRVANCNLSYIPAEIGKLIHLECLDLVGNNFCSLPESISNLTNLMHFNLSYCERLRSLPRLSAGIRVLEVQNCTSLESISLESDWQDTDMFFNNCPKLAHTHYAHDLERSLLMSMKSGSLSISLSGDMFLNWLEYQNAGPHISFVVPPHMHQNLIGWIFCAVYTIEEYLWGIGCTIHNKTKGIQIGHDQYVSVKLVDGIHSGDMTMLGYVSFSLKGIDIQRGDEVEISLHKVMVKKSGIHPLYKADV from the exons ATGGAGCGAAACGGTTTTCGAACGTTCAGAGACGACAAGGAACTGGAGAGAGGAGAGGACATTGGCGCGGGACTGATGAAGGCAATTGAGGAGTCGAGAGTTTCTCTGGTTGTGTTGTCAAAAAGCTATGCCATGTCGAGGTGGTGCCTTGACGAACTGGTGAAGATCATggagtgcaagaagaagaagaagttccAACATACGGTCGTACCCATCTTTTATGAGATCGAACCATCCGAGGTACGACGTCAAAACGGGATCATCGCGGAAGCATTGGACAAGCACATTGTGCTGAGTTCCAGGATGGAGAAATGGAAAACAGCTCTAACTGATGTCGCCCAGTTGTCTGGCTTTGTCTTACAAAGCATGGTAGATAG AGACGAGGCAAGCTTCGTTGAGCTTATCATTGAAGAGGTTGAGCGGCAGCTTAATCCAACCATACGTTTACACGTGGCAGACCACTCAGTTGGAATGATACCTCGTTTACAAAAGCTTCACAAATTACTATCTATGGAGTCATCAAATGATGTTCGCATTGTTGCAATATGGGGAATTGGTGGCTTAGGCAAAACAACAATTGCCAAAGCTGCATATAACCATATTTCTTGTCAGTTTGAAGGTAGCAGCTTTATCGCAAATGTTAGACAAACTTCCCAACAACCAAatggtttgtttcttttgcaaaaacaaattttatctgACATcttgagaaaagaaaattgtagCATACAAAATAGCCACGAAGGGATCGAATTCATTAAAAGGAGAGCTTTTTGTGGAAGAAGAATTCTACTTGTTTTAGATGATGTAGATGATGTCCAACAATTGAAAGCACTAGCTATCGATCCAAAAATTCTTCATAATGGGAGTAGAATCATCATTACCACTAGAGACATTTCTTCCCTAAGTTCACTTAGATTAGTAGTTGAGATCTATACGCCagaattattaaataatcaCGAATCACTTCAATTGTTTAGTTGGCATGCCTTCCAAAAGGATCATCCTTTGGAAGACTATGTGAAGCTTTCAAATGAAGTAGTGAATTATGCCGGAGGAGTTCCATTAGCTCTTGAAGTTTTGGGTTCCTTCTTGTTGGGCAAAACAAAATTTGAATGGAGAAATgcaatgataaaattaaaaaagattccTCATGATGATGTTGTAGGAAAACTTaagataagttttgattcaCTTAATAAAGAGGAAAAGGATTTGTTCCTAGATATAGCATGTTTCTTTACTGGCATGAGTAGAAACTTCACCATCAAAGTATTGGAAGGTTGTAACTTTTTCCCAGAAATTGGAATTCGATGTCTAGCTAACTGTTGTCTCATAAAATATGAGTTTGGAAAAGGGTATGGATATGAATCTCGATACATGTATCAGATAATGATGCATGACTTGCTTAGGGATATGGGTAGGGAAATAATTCGACAAGAGTCAATTAAAGATACAAGCAGGCGTAGTAGACTGTGGGATCACGAGGATGTCCTTGAAATGTTGAGACACAGCAAG GGAACTGAAGCAATTGAGGGTCTTATACTATCACCATCGGAGGCAAAGGATGTGAAAGTAAATGCAGAAGCATTTAAAAAGATGAACAAACTCAGAGTACTTCATCTAGACCATGTTCACCTTGGTTCAGGTTATGAGCATCTATCCAAGAGGCTAGTATGGCTACGTTGGCATGgcttttgtctcaaatttgtgCCATCACAGTTATGCATGGAGAACTTGGTTGCTCTTGACTTGAGTCACAGCATGATAAGACAAGTTTGGAAAGGAACCAAG ACTTTGGGTAAGTTGAAATTCCTTTATCTTAGCCATTGCTATTACCTAACCACAACCCCTGATTTCTCTGCTCTCTCCAATATTGAGGAACTATTTCTCAACAACTGCATAAGGTTGTTAGAGGTTGATGAGTCTATCAGATATCTGCGCAAACTTGTGGTTCTAAACCTTGCGAGCTGTAAAAACCTCCGGAAGCTTCCCTCAGGGTCGTGGATGTTGAATGCAAAAATACTTAATCTCTCTGGTTGTTCCAAACTTGAACATTTTACGGAATTCCAAGAACTAAGGTCAAAATCAAGGTGTGCATTGTTGTCATCTTTGGCACTGCGGACAAAGAGCATGGGTTCTGTTTTTCTGTCAATGAACTCTGTGCAGGGCTTGAGGTGCTTAAAGCTATTGCGCGTAGCAAACTGCAATTTGTCATACATACCTGCTGAAATTGGGAAATTGATCCATTTGGAGTGTTTGGATCTGGTGGGTAACAACTTTTGCAGCTTGCCGGAAAGCATCAGTAACCTTACTAACTTAATGCACTTCAACTTGAGTTATTGTGAAAGACTTCGATCCCTCCCAAGGCTTTCAGCAGGTATACGGGTTTTGGAAGTTCAAAACTGCACATCTTTAGAAAGCATTTCACTTGAATCGGACTGGCAAGACACAGACATGTTCTTTAATAATTGTCCTAAATTGGCTCATACCCATTATGCACACGATCTTGAAAGAAGTTTGCTCATGTCCatg AAATCGGGTTCACTTAGCATCTCTCTTTCGGGGGACATGTTTCTGAATTGGTTGGAGTACCAGAACGCAGGACCCCATATATCTTTCGTGGTGCCACCTCATAtgcatcaaaatttaataggGTGGATCTTTTGTGCTGTCTACACAATTGAGGAATATTTATGGGGCATTGGGTGCACAATACACAATAAAACCAAAGGCATTCAAATTGGTCACGACCAATACGTATCTGTGAAACTTGTGGATGGAATCCACTCTGGAGATATGACAATGTTGGGCTAtgtttcattttctctcaaaggTATCGACATACAGAGGGGTGATGAAGTAGAGATTTCCTTACACAAAGTGATGGTGAAGAAGTCCGGGATACATCCCCTTTACAAGGCTGATGTCTGA